The stretch of DNA GCCGCGAGGAGTTCATGCACCTCCTGGCAAAGATAGCGCGGCACGAACCCGATATGGACGCCATCACCTGCTATCCTGGCGCCACGGCGGCGAGCCCCTGGACGCGGGCCGCGCCTGGCGGACAGGGAGGTCTGAGGTGGTCGTGGGACGCCTGGGCACCACAAACATGCGTGCACCCTGGGCTCTGGCCTGGAGCCAGCTCGTGCGCGAGCGGGCCCGGTTCGCGATGGCCCTGGCCGGAGTCGGCTTCGCGGTCATCCTCATGCTCGTGCAGCTCGGGTTCCGGAGCGCTGCCTTCGACGGCGCCGTCCGGCTGCACCGTGTCCTCGCCGCGGAGGTGGTGATTGTGCATCCGCGGACCAACGTCCTGGCGGACGTCGCCGGCTTCCCGCGCCGCCGGCTGGACCAGGCGCGGGCGGTCCCGGGCGTCCGCGCGGTGACCGGGGTCAACGCGCGACTCCTGCCCTGGACCAACCTGGACGAGGGGGGGAGCCGATACATCTTTGTCGTGGGCATCGACCCCAGCGCGCACGCCCTCGACCTGCCCGAGGTGAACGCACAATTGGACCGGTTGAAGCTGCCCGAAACGGTCCTCTTCGACCTCAGCTCCCGGCCCGAGTTTGGGATCTCCGGCGACCAGCCCCCCAGGCGGCAGGCGCCGGGAATGAACGGGGGCACCTCCCCCGCCGTGGAGATCAACGGCTACCGCGTGCAGGTGGCGGGGTTCTACCGGCTGGGCATCTCGTTCGCCATCGACGGCACGGTGGTGACCAGCGACCTGAACTTCCTCCGTCTCGTACCCGGGCACCCGCCGGGCCTGATCGAGATCGGCCTCGTGCAGCTGACTCCCGGCGCCGACCCCCTCCTCGTCCGGGACGACCTGGTGCGGACGCTTCCGCCGGATGTGCGCGTGCTCACCAGGAAGGAGTACATGGACCGCGAGGTACACTACTGGGACACGTCGATGTCGATCGGCATCGTCTTTGGGTTCGGCGTGCTGGTGGGGTTCGGAGTGGGGGCGGTGGTCGTGGCGCAGATCCTGTTCTCCGACGTCACGGACCACCTCGACGAGTACGCGACGCTGAAGGCCATCGGCTTCGGTAACCGCTATCTCTACGGGGTCGTGCTCTGGGAGGCCTTCTTCATGGCGTGTCTCGGCTTCGTACCGGGCGTGGGCGCCTCGGCCCTGCTTTACCGGCTGGTGGTGGCGATGACGGGCCTGCCCATGGTCTTCGACCCGACGAGGGCGGGCCTCGTCCTGGGCCTCACCGTGCTCATGTGCTTCGCCGCGGGGCTTCTGGCGCTACGCAAGCTGGAGACCGCCGATCCGGCGGAGATGTTCCGCTGAGCTCCCCGGCCCCGCCCATTATCCGGGCCGAAGGCGTGTGCCATGCGTACGACGCGGACACCCGGAGAGTGCTCGACGACATCACGCTCGAGGTCTCGCCTGGCGAGATCGTGATCATGACCGGCCCCTCGGGGTCGGGGAAGACGACGCTGCTCTCGTTGATCGGCGCGCTGCGTTCCACCCAGGACGGCAGCTTGCGCGTGCTCGGTCGCGAGCTGCGGGGGGCGGCTCGGGGCGACCTCCTCGAGGTGCGGAGGCGCATCGGCTACATTTTCCAGGCCCACAACCTGCTCGACTCGCTCTCCGCCCGGCGGAATGTGGAGATGTCCCTGGTGCACCAGCACGCCTGTCCCTCCCAGGAGATGGCGGGCCGGGCATCCGCCATGCTGCGCGCGGTGGGCCTGGAGGCGCACGTGGAGAAACGCCCGGCCCAGCTCTCGGGCGGGCAGAGACAGCGGGTGGCCATCGCCCGAGCCCTGGTGGGAGAGCCGCGGATCGTGCTGGCGGACGAGCCCACCGCGTCCCTCGACAAGGAGTCGGGGCGCCAGGTCGTGCAGCTGATCCACGATCTGGCGCGGGGGAACGGTTGCGCCGTCCTGCTGGTGACCCACGACAACCGCATCCTGGACGTCGCCGACCGCGTCGTACACATGGAGGACGGCCGCCTGTCGTCGTTCACGGCGGCTGTCACAACGGACGCCCAGCGCATGTTGGAGGCGCTCGCTCGCAACACCCGCAAGGGCGACCTCGTGCAGCGCGTGGAGGACATGCCGCTGGCCTCGTTCTCGGCCCTGCTCGAGCAAGTCACCGCGGAGTCCGAGCAGCTCCTGCGCGTGCTGTCCCTGAGCCAGAACCACGCCTTCGAGAGCATGCTCGACCAAGTGCTGAACGCGTTCACGCTCAAGATCGGCAGGCTCATGTCGGCGGACAGGGCGACGCTCTTCGTGGTCGACGCCGCCTCCTCCGAGCTGTGGTCGAGGTCGGGAGAAGAGCACGTGGAGATCCGCGTCCCCCTGGCCGCCGGGATCGCCGGCTTCGTGGCACGGACAGGGCAGCCTCGGAACGTCCCCGACGCCTACGCGGAGCCACTGTTCAATCGGCGTGTCGACGAGGAGACAGGCTACCGGACGCGCTCGCTGCTCTCCATCCCGATCGTGAACGCAGCCGGCGGCGTGTTCGCGGTGCTGCAGCTCCTGAACAAGATCGGCGGGCAGCCCTTCGGGGAGGCCGACGAGCGCCTGTCGCGCGAGCTCACCGGCCGGCTGGGCGTGATCCTGGAGACGTGGACGACCATGAAACGCACCCAGCGCGACGTCGCGACGTGATGACATGTGTCTCCGGGACCTACCTCGCCTATGAGGACGACGCCCCGGCACGGCCAGACGTGACGCCGCCGCAGGCCGGTCGGACCATGCTGCTCGGCCGAGAAAAGCGGTAGTATCTGCTATGAGTTCTGCGCCGTCCCCCACCTCGCGTCCCCTGTTCTGCTACTCCCGAGAATCGTCGCCCGACGCGGCGATCCTCGGGCCGACCGACGGGACACGTTCACGTGCACGGCAGGGCGTCGCCGTTCTCTCGACTCTGGAGTCTCGACTGAGGGCGGCGGCTCTTCGGTTGTTCGGGAGCGCCGCTCTGTGGCTCCTCGCCGTCCTCGGTGCGGCCGGCTGCGGCGCCCACGGGGACGCCCGGGCCGAGGCGCATCCGTCCTTGCCGGCTCCCGCCGCGCGCGTGGCCGCGCGCGGGCGCCTGCAGCCGCGAGGCGGCCTTCAGCGGATCGCCGGGGCCTCCGACCCCGTCACCGTGGTCGCTCGCCTGCGCGTCGCGGAGGGCCAGTCCGTGCGCGCCGGGCAGGTCCTGGCCGAGCTCGACACCCTGCCCGCGCGGCAGTCCGCGGTGGAGCGCGGCGGGGCGGGCATCGCCGTGCGGCGGGCCACCATCGATCGCCTGCGGGCCGAGTTGGCGATGACCGAGGCCGAGGAGCGACGGCAGGCACGCCTGCACGCAGAGGGAGTGACCGCCGCCGCTGTCCGCGAGGACGCAGCCAGCCGGGTCGAAGCCGGCCGGGCGGCGCTCAAAGAGGCCGAGGCGGCGCTGGCCCTGGCCGAAGCGGACCTCCGCGGCGCACAGGGCGAGCTCGCCCGGGCCGTCGTCCGAGCCCCCGTCGGCGGTCTGGTGGTCAAGGTGATCGCCCATGCCGGCGAGCAGGTCGGCCCCGCCGGGATCCTGGAGCTGGCTGAGACCGGGCTCATGTACGCGGTGGCGGAGGTCTACGAGACCGATGTCGCCCGCGTCCGTCCCGGCCAGCAGGCGATCGTCCGCAGCGCGGCGCTCAGGGACGCGCTGGCGGGCGTCGTCGAGCGCGTGGGCATGAAGGTCGCTAGGCTGGACGCGCTCGGAACCGATCCCGCGGCGAGGAGCGACGCCCGCGTGGTGGAGGTGTGGATCTCCCTCGCGGACCCCGCGCGCGTAGCCGGCCTCACCGATCTCGAGGTCCAAGTCGAGATCACACCCTGAGCCACGGCTGTGGCTTGCGAGGCAGGGCAGGTCGGGAGCAAATCAGCCCGGTGCGAAGGGCGCCCATCCCATGATCTCCAGGACCGACCGTGAGGTGGGCGACGTCGTCGTGACTGCCAGTGACGATCACGCGGCGAGGGTGCTGGAGATGCATGCGGTCGACTACCTGGTGAAGCCGGGGGAGCCCGAGCGGCTGGAGGCGGGCGCGAAGAGCGCCGGCCCGGAGCGCGTGCTCGTCCGCCAGGGGAGCCGCGTCCGCCTGCTGGGAGTGGACGACATCGACTACATCTCGGCCCAGGAGGACCGGGTCCTACTGCGCCAGGGCGCCGAAGAGTACCTGAAGGACCGGAGCCTGGCCGACAAGGAGGCGCCCCTGGGTCCCGCCCGCTTCGTGAGCATCCACGAGGACTGCTTGGTCAACGTCCAGCGGCTCCCGGAGATCGAGCAGGACGACGCGGCGGCAGCATGGCCGTCCTGACAGATGGTACCCGTCTGTCCATGAGCGCGGCGGGGCTCGTGCGCCTGCAGCGGCTCCTGTAGCTACCATGGCCCGGGCGCGCGCGGCGGGACGGAGGCGCGTGATGACCCTCCGCGACATCGTCTCCATCGTCGAGCACGATCTGGCCGCGGTGGAGGTCCTCCTGGAGGAGCAGCTCCGTTCCGGCCTGCTCCCCCAAGAGGACGTCGGGCACCTCCTCCAGGAACGTGGGGAAAGGCGCCTCCACCCCGCCCTGTTGCTGCTGGGCTGCGGTTTGACCGGGTACAACGGCGACCGGGCGGCCCCGCTCGGAGTGGCGGTGGAGCTCATCCACACCGCCACCCGCCTGCACGACGGCATCATCGGCGAGGTCCCGCTGCGCGCGGCCTGCCGCCTCGGCCACCGTTGGGGCAAAGATCTCACCGTGCTCCTCGGCGACTTCCTCCAGGTGAAGTGGGTGTCGATGGCGCTCTCGCAGGACGACCTGCGTATCCCGCGCCTGCTCCTGGACGTCACCCTGCGCATCGTCGAGGGCCAGATTCTGGACCGGGAGCGCTACGGCGACCCCGATGTACCCGAGGCCGACCACCTGGACATCGTCCGGCGCAAGTCCGCGGACCTGTTCTCGGCCTGCCTGCGCATCGGCGGCATCCTCGGCAACGTTGGGGAGGAGCGGGAGCACGCGCTGGCGAGCTACGGTCTGAATGTCGGGATGTGCCTGCAGGTCGTCGACGACATCCTCGACTTCACGGCTCACGGGAGGGAAGAGGGCAGGGCGGCCGCCTCCAGCCTCGGGGACGGCAGGGTCACCCTGCCAGCGATCTACCTCATGCGACGCGCGGGAGCGCGCGGGATCGAGGCGGTCTCGACCATCCTCCGGGACCGTGCCTTCGACCACGTCTCGCGCGAGGAGATCGTGTCCCTCGTGCGTGAGCACGGCGCCCTCGACCAGGCCACAGCCGCCGCGGAGCGCTACGCGGAGTCCGCACGCCAGGACCTCGGCGCCTTCGGGCCGTCGAGCTACCGGGAAGCCCTGGAGAGGGTCCCCCACTACATCCTCTCGCGCCACCACTGAGAGCGCTCCCGCGGACGTTTTTATCGTGCCGCGAGGGGCTCGGCAGATCGTTGATGTCGGTGCCCTCACCGTCGGCTCGATCCACGAGGACTTACAGGATCCACCGTTGCCGTTTGGACTATCTGCCGCAGAGCAGGGCTCCGCCTCGAGCGGCCCAGGTGGGGGGCGGACGTTATCGGAGCAACAAAAAATACTGCGAGCACTCTTGAGCTGTCAACATTTCACTCTTGGTGTGTCAACTAAGTCTCGTCCCGAAGCTGCCCTATTCTGGCGCGCAACTGGGGTTTCGAGAGTGCAGGTACGCTCGTTCGGTAGGTGCGGCCGATGAACCAGACTCTCAGTCCAGATCGCCCGGATCAGGTTCGCACACGCGCCCTAGCTATCCTACAGAGCGCGCGGGACTCGGCGTGGCTGGTGACGAGGGCGTCCATCTAAGGTCGTGCGTCAACGTCTTCAGCCCTCGACTTGGGTGAATGGCGGGGTGGACGGGACTCGAACCCGCGACCTCCGACGTGACAGGCCGGCGTTCTAACCAACTGAACTACCACCCCGCTGGTGGTGACACGACCGGGCAGAGGCGGTCGTCATACGGAAACTCTGGTGGGCGATGCAGGATTCGAACCTGCGACCCCCGGTTTGTAAGACCAGTGCTCTACCGCTGAGCTAACCGCCCGGCGGGACAAACTGAGAGACTACTGGAAACCCGGTTTTTCGTCAAACCTCCACGCTGAACTCACCATCCGCGGGGGCGGCGGCCGCGCTCCCGCTCGGCCCACCAGAGGTCACGGGAGGCAGGGCGTCGGGTCGGCTTCTGGAAGAAGCCCACTAGGGCGAGCCCCAACAGGAACCCGCCGACGTGGGCCCCCCAGGCAACCCCTCCGGTTCCCCCCGGCCCGGAGAGAAGGCTGAGACTCCCGAGGATGAACTGCTGCAGGAACCAGAAGCCGAGGACAATGACGGCCGGAACCTGAAAGAGCGGGAAGAAGAAGAGCAGGGGAGGCGGCAACGCGACCACGACCCGGGCCCGCGGGTAGAGCACGCAGTAGGCCCCCAGAACGCCAGCGATCGCACCCGAAGCGCCAATAGAGGGGATCTGGGAGGCGGGCTCCACAAGAATGTGGGTGTAGGTAGCGCCCCACCCGACGATCAGGTAGAAAACGAGATAGCGCAGGTGGCCCATGCGATCCTCGACGTTGTCGCCGAAAATCCAGAGGTAGAGCATGTTCCCGAGGAGGTGAGCCCACCCCCCGTGCAAGAACATGCTCACAAGAATTCGAGAGTCCAGGGCAGGGTCGAGGACGCTGAGCACGAACTCTAGGGGGCCCAGGGTGCCCCGGGGCCCAGTGTAGAGGGCGGGGATAACCCCGGCCCGGAAGATGAACCGGTCGAGGCGTGCCCCCATCCCCAACTCCATCATGAAGACGAAAACGTTGGCGAGAATCAGGGTGATGTTGACGAAGGGGAAGGACCGCGAAGGGACGTCGTCGCGGAGAGGGATCACGGAGCCAGGGATTCCGCTAGTGCCTCACGCCAGGGGCGCAGGGGGGGCAAGCCCAGACCCCGATAGCGCCCCGTGTCCAGCGCGGAGTAGGGCGGGCGAGCGGCCGGGCTGCTGAGCTCCGCGGCCCCGATGGCGGTGACGGGGGCCTCCACCCCGGCCAGGGCGAGGCCGGCCACCGCTAGCTCGTACCAGCTGCACGAACCCTCGTTCGCGACGTGGAACAGGCCGCGGGCCCGTGCGCGCACCAGGGCCAGCGTGGCCCGCGCCAGGTCAGGCGCGTAGGTAGGTGAGAAGACCTGATCCTTGACGACGCGGAGGGGTTTGGCGGCCCGGGCCTGCTCCAGAATTCGCTCCACGAAGGAGCCTCCTTTTTGCCGGCTCCCCCCGCGACCAAAAACGCCGCTCGCGCGCACCATGAGCCACTCGGCGCGGGAAGCGGCCACGAAGCCCTCGCCCGCCAGCTTGGACACCCCATAGGCGCCGAGCGGGCGGGGGCAGTCATCCTCACGGTAGGGACGGGTCAGAGCGCCGTCGAAGACGTAGTCGGTGGAGAAATGGACGAACAGCGCACCTGCCGCCCCTGCCGCCTGGGCGAGCAGGCGAGGGCCGAGCGCGTTCACTTCCAGGGCGCGGGCGGTCTCGGTCTCGGCCCCATCGACCTTGTTGTAGGCGGCGGCGTTGAAGATGACGTCCGGTGCCACCCGCCGGACGGTGGCTTTGACCCACTCTGCGTCCGTTACGTCCAGCTCTGCCCGGCCCCCCGCCCAGGCCACTTCGTCCCCCAACTGGAGCACTAGCTGACGACCGAGCTGGCCCGCGGCCCCCGCCACAAGTGCCTTCACCCGTCGATCCGGCCCGCCAGGCGGAAGTCACGGTCGGTGAGACCGCCGCTGTCGTGACTGGTGAGGGTCAAGGTCACGCGGCGATAGCTGATCAGGATGTCGGGATGGTGATCCATCGCCTCCGCAAGCTCGGCCACGCGGTTGACGAAGAGCATGGAACCCTTGAAGTCGGAGAAGACGTATGTCTTCCGTATCTCGAGCTCGCTCCCCAGAAGCTCCCAGCCCGGCAAGGCTTTAACCCGCTCCCGGGCCTCCGGTGGGTTGAGGCGCGCCATCTGGACCTCCGTCGTGGACGTTCCCTCGGCCGGCTATGCGGTCACGCGGGAGCGGCGGGGGAAGGACGGGGCCGTCGTCGGCGGTGTCGCCGGCGGCGCCGGCCGGGTCGCCGCTCCTCCCCGGCAGGGGGGGGCCCGGCGGGCGGCGGCACCCCGGGCAGAACCTTGACGTCGCCCGCGTCGAGGTCGCGCCAGTGGGCGGCCAAGGCGGGCCCCTCGGCCCCGCCGTGGATCTCCAGCCAACGCAGGGCTTCTTCAAAATAGCCGCGGCCGGCCAGAACCTGCTTGAGACCGGGCGAGCGTTGGACCTCCCGAAGCCGCCGCTGGGACAGGAGAATAAGGCGCAGGCGATCGAGGTCACGCCGCGCGAAAGGAAGGGTGAAGGGCGGGGGCGCCTCGGAGGGGGGCGGCTCCTCGACCTCGCCGAGGACGGCCATCTCCGTGGCCACGTCCTCGGTTGGGCCTTCCTCCCGTGCCTCGTCGCGGCGCGTGGGAGCGCTGCTCGCGCGGCGGAGGGGCACGCCGAGGGGAACGAGCAGCGTCCCCATGAGCAGCGAGTTGGTGAGCTGCTCAGGGGGGCAGAGGCCGGCGTTGCGGTAGTCGTCGAGGCGCTGGAGGCTGCCCAGGAGGCGCTCCCCCCCTTCCGTGATCGCCTGGTCGGCCTCCGGGAGCAGATAGGTCAGGAGACCGATCTCGTGGAGCAACCGGAACGTCTCGCGGGACGCTCCTTGGCGCAAGATCTTGTAGAACTCGTCCAGGATGCGGGCGGGGCTGCTGCGTACGATCTCGCCCCGCAGGAAGCGGATGGCCTCCACCGTGTCCTGGTCGATCGTGAAGCCCAAGCGCGCGGCCAGGGCCACCGCCCTCAGCATACGAACCGGATCCTCGCGGAAGCGCACCGCGGGGTCGCCGATGGTGCGGATCACCCTCCTCTGGAGGTCCTCAAGACCGCCCACCCAGTCGATGACCGAGAAAGTGGCGATGTCGTAGAAGAGCGCGTTGACCGTGAAGTCTCGGCGGAAGGCGTCCTCCTCCGGCGTGCCGAAGGTATTGTCACGGCGGATGATCGTGTCGCCCTCCTCGGGCTGGGCCTGCCGGCGGAAAGTCGACACCTCGACGACCTTCCGGCCGAAGCGCACGTGGCAGAGGCGGAAGCGACGGCCAATGATGAAGCAGTTGCGAAACAACTTCTTGATTTGCTGGGGATGAGCTGAGGTACCGATGTCGAAGTCCTTGGGCCGGCGCTCCAGGAGGAGGTCGCGCACTCCGCCGCCCACGAGATAGGCCACGAACCCGTGGTTCTTTAGACGATAGAGCACCTTGAGGGCGTCGGGGTCGATGTTCTTGCGGGAGATGACGTGTTGGGCGCGGGCGAGTATCTTGGGCGCGACGTTCCCGGGAGTGGCTTCCACTCGGGGATTATACCCGCAGGGGGCGGATCACCACCCGGCCTCCCTTTCGCTCGACCTGGAGGCGCACGCCTTCCGGAAAGAGGTCGGGCAGGCGGAAGGGCGGGAGGGGACGAGCGGGGTCACGCATGAAGATCCCCTCCTCCCCCCGGATGGCGCCAACGAACAGCAGTTCCCGCCATTTCAGCGCCGGGATCGAAAACCCGTCACCGAGGATGCGGACATCGGCGAAGGGCTCTTGCGTGTC from Vicinamibacteria bacterium encodes:
- the devC gene encoding ABC transporter permease DevC — encoded protein: MVVGRLGTTNMRAPWALAWSQLVRERARFAMALAGVGFAVILMLVQLGFRSAAFDGAVRLHRVLAAEVVIVHPRTNVLADVAGFPRRRLDQARAVPGVRAVTGVNARLLPWTNLDEGGSRYIFVVGIDPSAHALDLPEVNAQLDRLKLPETVLFDLSSRPEFGISGDQPPRRQAPGMNGGTSPAVEINGYRVQVAGFYRLGISFAIDGTVVTSDLNFLRLVPGHPPGLIEIGLVQLTPGADPLLVRDDLVRTLPPDVRVLTRKEYMDREVHYWDTSMSIGIVFGFGVLVGFGVGAVVVAQILFSDVTDHLDEYATLKAIGFGNRYLYGVVLWEAFFMACLGFVPGVGASALLYRLVVAMTGLPMVFDPTRAGLVLGLTVLMCFAAGLLALRKLETADPAEMFR
- a CDS encoding LytTR family transcriptional regulator DNA-binding domain-containing protein → MISRTDREVGDVVVTASDDHAARVLEMHAVDYLVKPGEPERLEAGAKSAGPERVLVRQGSRVRLLGVDDIDYISAQEDRVLLRQGAEEYLKDRSLADKEAPLGPARFVSIHEDCLVNVQRLPEIEQDDAAAAWPS
- a CDS encoding polyprenyl synthetase family protein; protein product: MTLRDIVSIVEHDLAAVEVLLEEQLRSGLLPQEDVGHLLQERGERRLHPALLLLGCGLTGYNGDRAAPLGVAVELIHTATRLHDGIIGEVPLRAACRLGHRWGKDLTVLLGDFLQVKWVSMALSQDDLRIPRLLLDVTLRIVEGQILDRERYGDPDVPEADHLDIVRRKSADLFSACLRIGGILGNVGEEREHALASYGLNVGMCLQVVDDILDFTAHGREEGRAAASSLGDGRVTLPAIYLMRRAGARGIEAVSTILRDRAFDHVSREEIVSLVREHGALDQATAAAERYAESARQDLGAFGPSSYREALERVPHYILSRHH
- the rfbD gene encoding dTDP-4-dehydrorhamnose reductase, whose amino-acid sequence is MKALVAGAAGQLGRQLVLQLGDEVAWAGGRAELDVTDAEWVKATVRRVAPDVIFNAAAYNKVDGAETETARALEVNALGPRLLAQAAGAAGALFVHFSTDYVFDGALTRPYREDDCPRPLGAYGVSKLAGEGFVAASRAEWLMVRASGVFGRGGSRQKGGSFVERILEQARAAKPLRVVKDQVFSPTYAPDLARATLALVRARARGLFHVANEGSCSWYELAVAGLALAGVEAPVTAIGAAELSSPAARPPYSALDTGRYRGLGLPPLRPWREALAESLAP
- the pcnB gene encoding polynucleotide adenylyltransferase PcnB, translated to MEATPGNVAPKILARAQHVISRKNIDPDALKVLYRLKNHGFVAYLVGGGVRDLLLERRPKDFDIGTSAHPQQIKKLFRNCFIIGRRFRLCHVRFGRKVVEVSTFRRQAQPEEGDTIIRRDNTFGTPEEDAFRRDFTVNALFYDIATFSVIDWVGGLEDLQRRVIRTIGDPAVRFREDPVRMLRAVALAARLGFTIDQDTVEAIRFLRGEIVRSSPARILDEFYKILRQGASRETFRLLHEIGLLTYLLPEADQAITEGGERLLGSLQRLDDYRNAGLCPPEQLTNSLLMGTLLVPLGVPLRRASSAPTRRDEAREEGPTEDVATEMAVLGEVEEPPPSEAPPPFTLPFARRDLDRLRLILLSQRRLREVQRSPGLKQVLAGRGYFEEALRWLEIHGGAEGPALAAHWRDLDAGDVKVLPGVPPPAGPPPAGEERRPGRRRRRHRRRRPRPSPAAPA
- a CDS encoding efflux RND transporter periplasmic adaptor subunit, which gives rise to MFGSAALWLLAVLGAAGCGAHGDARAEAHPSLPAPAARVAARGRLQPRGGLQRIAGASDPVTVVARLRVAEGQSVRAGQVLAELDTLPARQSAVERGGAGIAVRRATIDRLRAELAMTEAEERRQARLHAEGVTAAAVREDAASRVEAGRAALKEAEAALALAEADLRGAQGELARAVVRAPVGGLVVKVIAHAGEQVGPAGILELAETGLMYAVAEVYETDVARVRPGQQAIVRSAALRDALAGVVERVGMKVARLDALGTDPAARSDARVVEVWISLADPARVAGLTDLEVQVEITP
- a CDS encoding ATP-binding cassette domain-containing protein; the encoded protein is MLRRGASGATQAGDRRSGGDVPLSSPAPPIIRAEGVCHAYDADTRRVLDDITLEVSPGEIVIMTGPSGSGKTTLLSLIGALRSTQDGSLRVLGRELRGAARGDLLEVRRRIGYIFQAHNLLDSLSARRNVEMSLVHQHACPSQEMAGRASAMLRAVGLEAHVEKRPAQLSGGQRQRVAIARALVGEPRIVLADEPTASLDKESGRQVVQLIHDLARGNGCAVLLVTHDNRILDVADRVVHMEDGRLSSFTAAVTTDAQRMLEALARNTRKGDLVQRVEDMPLASFSALLEQVTAESEQLLRVLSLSQNHAFESMLDQVLNAFTLKIGRLMSADRATLFVVDAASSELWSRSGEEHVEIRVPLAAGIAGFVARTGQPRNVPDAYAEPLFNRRVDEETGYRTRSLLSIPIVNAAGGVFAVLQLLNKIGGQPFGEADERLSRELTGRLGVILETWTTMKRTQRDVAT
- a CDS encoding rhomboid family intramembrane serine protease, which translates into the protein MIPLRDDVPSRSFPFVNITLILANVFVFMMELGMGARLDRFIFRAGVIPALYTGPRGTLGPLEFVLSVLDPALDSRILVSMFLHGGWAHLLGNMLYLWIFGDNVEDRMGHLRYLVFYLIVGWGATYTHILVEPASQIPSIGASGAIAGVLGAYCVLYPRARVVVALPPPLLFFFPLFQVPAVIVLGFWFLQQFILGSLSLLSGPGGTGGVAWGAHVGGFLLGLALVGFFQKPTRRPASRDLWWAERERGRRPRGW
- a CDS encoding 4a-hydroxytetrahydrobiopterin dehydratase, giving the protein MARLNPPEARERVKALPGWELLGSELEIRKTYVFSDFKGSMLFVNRVAELAEAMDHHPDILISYRRVTLTLTSHDSGGLTDRDFRLAGRIDG